CCGTTATGGATATGCGAGGAGATGGGATTTTCCCGGATGAGGTTGTCATTCAGATTCTTGCAAGGTTGCCTGTGAAGTCCCTTTTCAGGTTCAAAACCGTGTGCAAACTGTGGAATAGGTTGTCTTTGGATAAGTATTTTGTTCAACTCTACAATGAGGTTTCTAGGAAGAACCCCATGATTCTGGTCGAGGTTTCTGATTCGTATGGGTCCAAATCTAGCTTAATATGTGTTGATAATTTAAGGGGCGTGTCTGAATTTTCACTGAGTTTCTTGAATGATAGAGTTAAGGTTCGAGCATCTTGTAATGGCTTGCTGTGTTGCTCTAGTATTCCTGATAAGGGTGTCTTCTATGTCTGCAATCCGGTCACTCGCGAGTACCGGTTGCTTCCCAAGAGTAGGGAAAGGCCTGTGACTCGGTTTTATCCGGATGGTGAGGCTACCTTGGTTGGCTTGGCCTGTGATTCTTCTTATCAGAAGTTCAATGTTGTTCTGGCGGGTTACCATCGCACTTTTGGTCATAGGCCAGATGGGAGTTTCATATGTTTGGTGTTTAATTCTGAGTTGAACAAGTGGAGAAAGTTTGTCTCATTACAAGATGACCATTTCACTCACATGAATAAGAACCAGGTTGTTTTTATCAATAATGCTCTGCACTGGTTGACAGTTAGCTCTACTTATATACTTGTGCTTGATTTAAGTTGTGACGTTTGGAGGAAGATGCAACTACCTTATGACTTGATTTATGGAAATGGTTATAGGATTTATCTCTTGGACTTTGATGGCTGCTTGTCTGTTATTAAAATTTCAGAAGCATGGATGAATATATGGGTGCTAAAAGATTACTGGAAAGATGAATGGTGTATGGTGGATAAGGTGAGTCTGAGGTGTATCAGAGGAATGGTGCCAGGCATTTTCCCGATCAGTCAGACaggtgaatatatttttttggcaACTCATAAGCAGATTTTGGTGTATCATTGCAAGAGTCAAGTTTGGAAAGAAATGTACTCTGTGAAGTATAGCTCTACACTCCCATTATGGTTTTCTGCTCATGCATATCGCAGCACAATGTTCTCATGCAACTGAGTCAGGGTGACTTCATCAAATAACTTTTGTACGTACATTTTTAGTTACAAgtgttttatattcatttaagcCAATGTTATTTGCTTTAGATATCATTTGTTTCTGGTAGTCATGCTAAAACTATGGTGTTGGCTTTGCCATGGAAGTTCCATTATATTGTTCCACTGCTGTCTCTTGTAACCGAGTTGTGGCTTCAATAAATAGCCTTTGTACATAGATTTGTGGTTGCGTCTGATACCTATTTAGCCAATTATTGTTTGCTGAAGATATTGTATTTTCtgatgcattttattttaaaattatttcattgaCTTTGCCATGAAGGTCCTATCACAAATATTTTAGCATCATCTATTGGATTTATCTGTTCACTCGCACAAAACAAAGTATGAAACAGGTGAGATTTATCTCTCTATCAACTAAATCTTGTGGCGATGGTAATTGTTAGCcatttttatgtatttgatgTGGTGGATACCTGATAATTCCAAAATGATTAGGATTGCTATGGGCCTTTTTAGAAGAGCATCACCATAAGTTCCTTTTGGGAGAGAAAACTATGGGGAAAAACTGAAATTAGCTTCTCTTTTGCATAAACTAAATTATAGAAGTTCTCTCATATAAActtctctaaatttttaatttgcaCATAAGCTAATTTTAGCTTATGGAGAACTTAATTTCAGTTTTCTCTATGGAAAAGTTTGTCCAaacaaaaccctttttttttatttaaatggtcagttattttagttttttttgttcatttttctttccttattcTGATAATATCCGCATATAGAATTCCTGATTTCAAAAActttatatcattatattttgtttggataATTGGTAGTTATGATCCCATTGATCAgaagtttctttattttatcatgtAGGTACCATATTGTTAGAGATTTTATCATTCAGGTACCATATTGTTAGATATAATCCTATTAATTTGGGTTCTCTTTCTCCCTTATCAAGTAGGATAATTCTTAGTTATGATGCTCTTAACGATGGATCTTTGTGGCCTTTTATAGGACAGACCTATTTGGAATATTACCAAGACAAGTTatttttcagaaaagaaaaaaactcacGTTTGTCAAAACTATTGAGTGGGATAATTTCTGATCAGTAAcactgtaaaaaaaattaaactaggAGTGCATGTAAATTATATGTAGTGTATACCCTGTTCACTAAATAGCCAGTTAcgtatttattctattttatgttatctaattttcttttcaagctTAAACAGTCCAACTTTAGCATGTCTGGTTTCAGGAACCTATAACTAAATACTGggtttgttatatttatttgcaATATTCACATGCAACTTCGTAAATTacatactatttttcttttctcttggtATGAAACAACATGAGTTGAATTTATAGTTAGCGCTTGGTAGATATCCAGACCCTTCTATTTACGTAGGCGAATTTAGCATTCTTGCTATTTAAAAACACGTTTGCTTgtgaataaaacaattaaacactATAATCAGTGAGTCAGCACTCAGCAGCAGTTTATCATCACTGTGCAAATTCATGCTCATTGATAACACTTGCTGGTTGTTACAtgaaatgacaatttttttcacATGTAGTATCTGTACTTCTTTAGTCGAAACTATCACTATTTTGTGACAAGCACGAAACACTTTTAGTAGCCATTCTTCTGATTGTGCAGTTTTTTATCTGATAATGTCATATAAAGCCTATGTAAATATATTGCTCCAGTAATGCAAAGCACTAGTTGTCTAGGACCTGCAGATTTCACTTTGTTCTGTTT
Above is a genomic segment from Vigna radiata var. radiata cultivar VC1973A chromosome 10, Vradiata_ver6, whole genome shotgun sequence containing:
- the LOC106774420 gene encoding F-box protein At5g49610-like; the protein is MDMRGDGIFPDEVVIQILARLPVKSLFRFKTVCKLWNRLSLDKYFVQLYNEVSRKNPMILVEVSDSYGSKSSLICVDNLRGVSEFSLSFLNDRVKVRASCNGLLCCSSIPDKGVFYVCNPVTREYRLLPKSRERPVTRFYPDGEATLVGLACDSSYQKFNVVLAGYHRTFGHRPDGSFICLVFNSELNKWRKFVSLQDDHFTHMNKNQVVFINNALHWLTVSSTYILVLDLSCDVWRKMQLPYDLIYGNGYRIYLLDFDGCLSVIKISEAWMNIWVLKDYWKDEWCMVDKVSLRCIRGMVPGIFPISQTGEYIFLATHKQILVYHCKSQVWKEMYSVKYSSTLPLWFSAHAYRSTMFSCN